taTTCGTAAAAATgctatctaaaaaatatatatagtcatgtatatataagattatttttcaaaaaattccaAGCACGTTAAATGTGTGCCACAAAAGCAGATAACATAAATCGCATCGTAGTCGAACAATCATTCGTAAATGCTAGAAATGTACGGATACTCGAAAATAACAGATTATATAGTATCGGGAATCTTTTTCAAGATTAGATCTTAAAGATTTCTTGTCATGTATTCTTGAGAGTTCAAGAACCCGATAGAATTCGATATACAGATGTTAGAAAGTCGAATCAGATTGAAACAAGATCCCAAGAGTTATTTACTGCATAAATGTAccatacttatttttataaaaaatatttaaaatgtagaagaaaaaaatatctaaaatttaatgaaatatattaatatttattaaagaatatctAAGTTACCTAAATATTTGTCGAAatcttttatagatttttaaaaacactCGTTGTAATccgacagaaataaatttatattacattacagCAAGTATTATcagagtttttaaaaaatttcgatagatatcaaaatagttttaaaagataatcaaagacattaatttctcatattttagTCTCAATTATATTACTGAGCTATTTAATAAacacaataactttttttttcagatctgacaaatttattgtatttaactTAGATTTACATGACACACTGACATccaaaataaacttatttaaaaattctctttttttttcaaaacatatACTTTTCATTCTAGTAGATTTCTTGTGTTTAAGATagatttgcttaaaaaaattttgttttaagaaaagatatattttccaGTTTGTCAAATTAATTGTGTGTAAGatacatttgcataaaaaattataaaatactatgcaaataacaattaaatacgTTATTATACATTTGTCCGATCTGTCTCGATTCGATACACAATGTCTACATTCGAATATTCGAAATTATAGTTATCAAGTATACAATAAGAAACTTTCAAAATCTCTTGATCAAAAGTTTCGACCCAATTCGAGCAATTTCGGAACCTGTGATTTCGGATATCCAAACACCCTTAGTAAATATATGCTGTCGCTCCTGGACACGCACGGGAATTCTTATCTAGATGCGTACAATACTGTAATAGCCGTTAGGTTCATATACGTACTAGTGAAATTGGCTTGGTAGGATGAGTAGTAGTAGTACCGCTTTGTGATCTTTATACgtgaacaataaaaataccTTTTGGATATATTGACTAGTTTCTGTCGCTTTCCTTTtccttctcttctttttttttctctctttttttcctcttcttccCAGTAAATTTTCAGCGCATACGCTCTATCTAATCCGTTTAACGACAACAGAACACAAAAGTGATCCACTTGGTGATTCGTCGGCAATaacgtttaatattatatttatattacatctcTTTACGGAGTGGTCGACGTTAAAAATGTGGGGTCTACCGCGGCTACCTTCGCGGTAAGAAACGCATGCATACAGAACAACAAGTTTTGCAACTGGGAACACTCCAATTCCTGTCGAAACGTACGCAAAACGTAAATACACAGCTCCTTATACATGtaggagaaagaaaaattgaaggGTTGTATGCAAcacagatttttaatatacctTTTTAAGAATTCGATAAAACCAATCTTTAATGTCAACGTTGAAGACattgaaaatcaatttctcgcgatagaaaaaaattatatttaatttaaaaagcttgaaaaaaagattgaattgGAACACTGTGTTGCAACACACCTTTTCAGTTTTACTACAAGATTTGCATTTACCTTTGTTTCGATAGCAATACTATCCGGTTCTTGGAAGTGCAATTTGAGCCTACTCTTGCCATCATCGCTTGATCCTcttaattgagaaaatttgtAACGCCACGCGATCTCACCGATTCCTTCATATGACAACGTGAATCCTTGAGTCCACTCTAACGTTAGGCCCGCGCTTCTACTATTGAAGGTTACCGGAAAAGTTTTACTCTGCAATAAGGAGAGAAACAATGTGAGACGGGGCAACggcgttaaaaatatttcgtaaaaatatacGCGAATGCGTTCACCTTTAAATACGTAACAGCTGAACATATAGCGGTATGCCATGCTGCCTCGACTCGCAGGAGTTCTTGCCTGGTCTCGACGCTCAAATAACGCGGCGGTTTTCCTGGACTCTGCGCCAAGAAGCAATGCTGCCGCTCGTCCACGTTCTCCGACTCGCGCATCACGCGGAACATTGTCTGGTAGACTTTGAAAGTCAATGCGCAGCGTGACCAATCGCCAATATTGCACTGAAAACAATAAGAATTTGATTTGAACACACGTGATATGTGGAACAAATCCATAATGACTTTAAAAATCCAAAATGAGACGAAAAGCACAGACTAATACGTACAGGAGGCGTTTCGAATAACAATAGGTCTGGTCCTTTTAAAGCTAGGAATCTCGGTCTGTAGCTCTGCCACGGTTGATTGCTATTGCTCACTGCCTCGTTCACCCAACCCATATACTCTATTCGCTCGCCGACTCCAAAATTACGATTGTACAGTTTCATCTGAAATTGAATTCAAGcttaatctatttatataacgAGCGcgtaattaatgaataatagaaTTACTGAAGCAATTTGAAATGCGATAAATAGAAAGATATGCCAATATTATGATCAACTGCGTTATTAGTATCACCTGCAAATGCGTCAATCCCGTGATATTATCGGTTATATATTTCAACCACTGACTGAGAATAGCGCTGTCATCGCAATGTATCACTCCTGTGCGCGCCCCGTTAAGTCCTCTCACTTCAAACGCGTTTCTCCTTAATTTATCGGTACCGAATATATACCTCGTCACGTATGCCATCATTAACGGGACTGAAAAAGTGTCGCATTAATTATCATGTGCCGCAAGCAACGCTCACGTATTCATATTTCGCTTCAACTGCAAACGCTCGGATTTTCCATccgagaaataatataaactgtTGCATATAAATTACGTGTCTATTTATACATGTCACATATGGTaatgctttattaaaaataacttccTAGACAATGGCAATCTTTTTTTACCGTCGCACTGAAACGCTTTGTGTACatgagataaaaatagaatcgGATTCAAATGGCGCATTCGGCGCTAAATgcggaatataaaaatagatggaattttaaatattaaaacttgatCGGAAGTACAGTTACCCGTAATGACGTCCACCCA
This window of the Linepithema humile isolate Giens D197 chromosome 1, Lhum_UNIL_v1.0, whole genome shotgun sequence genome carries:
- the Syn2 gene encoding gamma-1-syntrophin isoform X1; the encoded protein is MRINATKMSTPIEEKIDQKLKVRTGMVTVSDGKSKPVPMRLHLSMEVLKLQREDLEQAANHNKPPLDAKERMVQITRQKVGGLGLSIKGGAEHKLPVLISRIYKGQAADQCGQLFVGDAIIKVNGEYITACNHDDAVNILRNAGDIVVLTVKHYRAAKPFLQKNEKEERLDNVANGTAEDGWISPNRQSSSPRCSHSRQSSNASSSSMQYKRWVDVITVPLMMAYVTRYIFGTDKLRRNAFEVRGLNGARTGVIHCDDSAILSQWLKYITDNITGLTHLQMKLYNRNFGVGERIEYMGWVNEAVSNSNQPWQSYRPRFLALKGPDLLLFETPPCNIGDWSRCALTFKVYQTMFRVMRESENVDERQHCFLAQSPGKPPRYLSVETRQELLRVEAAWHTAICSAVTYLKSKTFPVTFNSRSAGLTLEWTQGFTLSYEGIGEIAWRYKFSQLRGSSDDGKSRLKLHFQEPDSIAIETKELECSQLQNLLFCMHAFLTAKVAAVDPTFLTSTTP
- the Syn2 gene encoding gamma-1-syntrophin isoform X2; the protein is MRINATKMSTPIEEKIDQKLKVRTGMVTVSDGKSKPVPMRLHLSMEVLKLQREDLEAANHNKPPLDAKERMVQITRQKVGGLGLSIKGGAEHKLPVLISRIYKGQAADQCGQLFVGDAIIKVNGEYITACNHDDAVNILRNAGDIVVLTVKHYRAAKPFLQKNEKEERLDNVANGTAEDGWISPNRQSSSPRCSHSRQSSNASSSSMQYKRWVDVITVPLMMAYVTRYIFGTDKLRRNAFEVRGLNGARTGVIHCDDSAILSQWLKYITDNITGLTHLQMKLYNRNFGVGERIEYMGWVNEAVSNSNQPWQSYRPRFLALKGPDLLLFETPPCNIGDWSRCALTFKVYQTMFRVMRESENVDERQHCFLAQSPGKPPRYLSVETRQELLRVEAAWHTAICSAVTYLKSKTFPVTFNSRSAGLTLEWTQGFTLSYEGIGEIAWRYKFSQLRGSSDDGKSRLKLHFQEPDSIAIETKELECSQLQNLLFCMHAFLTAKVAAVDPTFLTSTTP